Genomic segment of Paenibacillus sp. FSL R5-0623:
GGGCATGTTGGCTGCTCTGATTCTGGCTGCACTGACTCACAACCGGTTCAAGGGAATGCGTGTGTTCCAATTTGTATTCTCTCTGCCCGTGGTGTTATCCGTCGGTTCGTCAGCGGTGATCTGGAAGTTTCTATTCCATCCGACACTGGGCATGCTGAATTATCTGCTTGGCAAAGTAGGTATTGATCCAATTCCTTGGCTTACCAGCCCGGATTGGGCATTGATCTCGATCTCCATCATGACGATCTGGATGAACCTCGGATTCAACTACATTATTCTATCCAGTGGTCTAGCGGGCATCCCGGATGAGATCTATGAAAGTGCCAAGATTGACGGCGCAGGTCCAGTACTTACTTTTCACAAAATCTCGATGCCGCTCCTGTCACCAACGTTATTCTTTGTTACGGTTGTATCGATCATTGGCGCTTTTCAATCGTTCGGTCAGATCAACATTCTAACCCGGGGTGGCCCGATGGACAGTACGAATGTATTCGTCTATTCCATCTATCAGGAAGCCTTCGTTAATTTCCGCTTTGGTACAGGTAGTGCACAGGCACTGATCCTGTTCGTGGTGATTATGCTGCTGACCCTGATCCAGTTCAAATGGGTAGAAAGGAAAGTGCATTACCAATGAGTGCGACATGGACCAAAACGCTGTTGTATGTATTACTGACGATCTGTGCAGCACTTGTGTTGTATCCGGTGATGTACACCTTTTTCATGGCCGTCATGACGCCGGAAGATGCGAGCGCTTATCCGCCGCATATCATTCCGAGTTCAATCGATCTGTCCAACTTTAGCGAAGTATTTGATATTGTTCCGATCGGCCGATTTATCGGCAATACCTTCCTTGTCGCAGGACTGACAACGCTTGGTCAATTGATTACAGCGAGTATGGCAGCCTATGCGTTTGCGAAAATGCAGTTCAAAGGCAAAAACGTCATCTTCAGCATGTTTGTCGCAACGATGATGATTCCATGGGAAGTAACGATGATCCCAAATTACCTGACAGTTCGCAGTTGGGGGTGGCTGGATAGTTACCAGGGGCTTACGGTGCCGTTTCTGGCAACGGCGTTTGGTACATTCCTGTTAAGACAGTTCTTCATGCAACTACCCAAGGAATTGTTCGAGGCGGCGAGGATCGACGGTTGTGGTCATATTCGCTATTTCATATCACACGTCTTGCCTTTGTCCCGTCCGGCACTTGGAACACTGGCAATCTATTCATTCTTAAGCATGTACAATTCGTATCTCTGGCCGCTGCTGGTGACCAATACACCGGAAATGAGAACCGCCCAGATCGGGATCTCCATGCTGGAGTTCCAGGAATCCACCGCATGGAATCTGGTTTTTGCCGGCACAGCCATGGTCATTCTACCATCCTTGCTGTTATTGATCTTTGGGTTGAAACAGCTTGTCCGTGGAATGGCCGCAGGCGCGCTGAAGGGGTAGGCAATGAAAGTTTTACAACTATTAAATTGAAATTGAAATGGAAGTTTAAAAGGTTTTATTAGACCTTGTATCTTCGTACAAGGTCTAAGGTTTGGATACCAGGAGCGAATAAACAAGGATCGCTTTTCAATAAGTCTTTGCAGAGCTGCAAAAGTAGTGAAGGAGAAGAATCGATTCTGAAGAAGCGAAGCGTTCGCCTTTATCCCCGGATTTTCCCCTTTTA
This window contains:
- a CDS encoding sugar ABC transporter permease, which codes for MSELDNRISLPAAKRRVSGTSARRTASLRVQRMRENMLAYGFLAPSLLLFAVFLFYPMFKSVYLSLHSTDPTGQIAAYVGLDNFKAVFQSGLFMQGMKVTLLFVLFTVPTGMLAALILAALTHNRFKGMRVFQFVFSLPVVLSVGSSAVIWKFLFHPTLGMLNYLLGKVGIDPIPWLTSPDWALISISIMTIWMNLGFNYIILSSGLAGIPDEIYESAKIDGAGPVLTFHKISMPLLSPTLFFVTVVSIIGAFQSFGQINILTRGGPMDSTNVFVYSIYQEAFVNFRFGTGSAQALILFVVIMLLTLIQFKWVERKVHYQ
- a CDS encoding carbohydrate ABC transporter permease, whose translation is MSATWTKTLLYVLLTICAALVLYPVMYTFFMAVMTPEDASAYPPHIIPSSIDLSNFSEVFDIVPIGRFIGNTFLVAGLTTLGQLITASMAAYAFAKMQFKGKNVIFSMFVATMMIPWEVTMIPNYLTVRSWGWLDSYQGLTVPFLATAFGTFLLRQFFMQLPKELFEAARIDGCGHIRYFISHVLPLSRPALGTLAIYSFLSMYNSYLWPLLVTNTPEMRTAQIGISMLEFQESTAWNLVFAGTAMVILPSLLLLIFGLKQLVRGMAAGALKG